The following are from one region of the Escherichia sp. E4742 genome:
- the loiP gene encoding metalloprotease LoiP: protein MKIRALLVAMSVATVLTGCQNMDSSGLLSSGAEAFQAYSLSDAQVKALSDQACQEMDSKATIAPDGSEYAKRLTTIANALGNNINGQPVNYKVYMAKDVNAFAMANGCIRVYSGLMDMMTDNEVEAVIGHEMGHVALGHVKKGMQVALGTNAVRVAAASAGGIVGSLSQSQLGDLGEKLVNSQFSQRQEAEADDYSYDLLRQRGISPAGLATSFEKLAKLEEGRQSSMFDDHPASAERAQHIRDRMSADGVK from the coding sequence ATGAAAATTCGCGCCTTATTGGTAGCAATGAGCGTGGCAACGGTACTGACCGGTTGCCAGAATATGGACTCCAGTGGACTGCTCTCATCAGGAGCGGAAGCTTTTCAGGCTTACAGTCTGAGCGATGCGCAGGTGAAAGCCCTGAGCGATCAGGCGTGCCAGGAGATGGACAGCAAGGCGACGATTGCGCCAGACGGTAGTGAATACGCTAAACGTCTGACCACCATTGCTAATGCGCTAGGCAACAATATCAACGGCCAGCCGGTAAATTACAAAGTGTATATGGCGAAGGATGTGAACGCCTTTGCAATGGCTAACGGCTGTATCCGCGTCTATAGCGGGCTGATGGATATGATGACGGATAACGAAGTCGAAGCGGTGATCGGTCATGAAATGGGGCACGTGGCGTTAGGCCATGTGAAGAAAGGGATGCAGGTAGCGCTTGGTACCAACGCAGTGCGAGTTGCGGCGGCCTCTGCGGGCGGGATTGTCGGCAGTTTATCGCAATCACAACTCGGTGACCTGGGCGAGAAATTAGTCAATTCACAATTCTCCCAGCGCCAGGAAGCAGAGGCAGATGATTATTCCTACGATTTGCTGCGCCAACGCGGCATCAGTCCAGCTGGCCTTGCCACCAGCTTTGAAAAACTGGCGAAACTGGAAGAAGGCCGCCAAAGCTCAATGTTTGACGACCATCCAGCATCCGCCGAACGCGCCCAGCATATTCGCGATCGTATGAGCGCGGATGGAGTTAAGTAA